The genome window GTGTGTTTTAGaactctaagcaagtttgggctgCAGCATCTTACCCCACGGCTGATACAACGGTGTTCCAGGAATGGTGGGGAGATGCAGAAAGGAATGTGTCTAAGCCAAAGAAAAAATGTTTTAACTCCATTGTGAGTTTAGTAGCCTGGTAAATTTGGAAGCATAGAAATGTTTGTGTGTTTGATGATGCTTCCCCAAACATCAATACAATCTGGCAGACCATCGATGTGGCCATGTTTTGGGGCCTTGCTGGGGCTTCTGCTCTTAGGAGTGTTTAATAGTAGTTTGGTATTTTGTTTTTAGTTTTGGGTGTGTATCCtcatttttctttttttctttctcaGGTGCTTTCTGGGCACTTTGTTTTTGATCTTTTCTAAACCTTTTTTTGTCTTTTTTTAATATAATAATGCATGGTTCTCCCACGTGTTTCAGAAAAAATTGAATTAATAAGATGGCTATATTAGTGAATTGTATTTTTTTTCGTTGTTGCGCTAACCAGCTAGGCTTGAATAGCCCATGCTGGAATTGGAGGAAAAATTTGTGTCCAATGCGCTAAATTATAGCTATGACAAATGACATTGTGATAAATAACATTGATGAGTTCTGTAACTGGTATTTGCTAACTCTATGTATGTGATGCTTGCAGCCTGTTTAATTATACTTTATTGATGTTTTAACCTTTGCGACATACTTGATTACTCAGTTAAAAATTGCTAGAACCATAACCAAGGTTTCGAGATATATTTATATAATAGAATTGTGGAGTCTAAACCCATTACACAGAAGACACCCCATTACATAGCAAAGCCACACATAACCCTAACTGTCGAGGCTACTGTTGTAATCTATATCGTGATAAGAGTTCTTTCCACGCTCTGCCTTCTTCCAATCATTTTCAGAATTATCAACTGAACCAAGATGACGTTTCTTGTCGTGTTTCTTTTCCTTCCCATTATAATCAGTCTCTAAACCATCTTCGGAATCATGGTGGGTGGGAACTCTTCTTCGTTTTTGTGTTATATGATCGTGACCTGAGTCATACTTGCTCTTTCTCGAACTTCTGGGTTGGCTCCTTTTGTCATTCTCTTTTTTCTTCTGGCTCTTTTTGACATCCTTTGAATCCTTGCTATCCTTTTGCCCAATAGTATCTAGTTCCTCGTAATACTTAACAGGAATAAGCTCCCCATCACTTTCTGCATTCCCTTTATTTGCATCATCAGCGTTCAGCCCTAAAGCAGCCCTTAGAGTCTCAAGCTGCTTCTCCTTCCGTGCTGCAACATGGTGGCTCTGTGTGTCTGTAAACCTAAGAAAATTATGGCAACTTATAATCAGAATGTAGATAAAAAAAACTCAAGAGACTAAATGTTTATCAGAAACaacaattttttttattttcaaatGGAAAATAATCTCAGAGACTAAATGGAGGCATCCAACTAAaagaaggctacatggaagtagtgTGGTCAGCGTCTATCATCTGCATGAATATGCCGTCTAACAGAAG of Zea mays cultivar B73 chromosome 8, Zm-B73-REFERENCE-NAM-5.0, whole genome shotgun sequence contains these proteins:
- the LOC103635373 gene encoding pre-mRNA-splicing factor CWC21, whose amino-acid sequence is MYNSIGLQTARGSGTNGYVQTNKFFIKPRSTSGGGPGGPHRPPLPDAAGADGGGMRKPNKEILEHDRKRQVELKLLVLRDALEEQGYTEDEIEERVEEARKVAEAETAAEEAGSVCGAGRPPLPGRWFTDTQSHHVAARKEKQLETLRAALGLNADDANKGNAESDGELIPVKYYEELDTIGQKDSKDSKDVKKSQKKKENDKRSQPRSSRKSKYDSGHDHITQKRRRVPTHHDSEDGLETDYNGKEKKHDKKRHLGSVDNSENDWKKAERGKNSYHDIDYNSSLDS